The following is a genomic window from Adhaeribacter radiodurans.
AAATAATTGCTTTGTACTCCTGCTGCCGGCTTGAAAATTTTACTTTATTCCACTGAATAAAACCGCTCAATCCAAAAAAACGGGATAAAGTCCAGGAAGGCACCACACCCACCGACACCCTTTGCCCGTCGTAAAAACTACCCGTCTCGAGTGAAATGCGGGTATTTACCATTTTAACCGATGGCGTCTGGTAAAAACCACTGAGGCTGTAGAAGTGGTAATTTCCTTGGAGAATGTAGGCTTGATCTGACAAGTAAAAGGTATCCGACAAACTCTCAAACGAATAAACAGTTTTGGCCTGAGCCGAGGCGTTAGACTTAAAACTTACGTCCCAGGTGGGAGCAACTTCTACCGATTGGGTGCTGCCATCATTGTTATTCAGGAACATATAACCGGTTACCCCCAATTGGTGGTTTAGTAAACGAGACTCCTTCTTCGGTATCCAGCCATAAAATACCCGATCACCAACGCGAGTATAGTTATTGCGAAACTCGAAGCCTAAGCCCGGATCATAATCTTCACCGGCCCGGGAATAGGTTAGGTTATATCCTAATCCTTTGATGGTCCGCCGCTCCCATTGTAATCGTACACGGCTGTTACTAAGCGCATCCGGGTTGCTATTGTTTTCCCGGTCAAATGTCTGGGCCCAGTTTACCTGTAGAAAATCCTGACCGATCACCCGAAAGATGCCATCTAAGCCGTAGGCAAGGTTATAAGAACCATCCATTCCCAGCCGCGAAGTAGTCATCAGGCCCACATAAGAGTTCTGGTTAATGACTTGCCTTCGCATGCGCAGAACTCCCATATTTTCTGCAGGTAAACTGGCAATATGCCGGGTTTGCATATTCATAAAACCAAGGTCCCATTTTCCTGCCCGGCCTACTAACCGGGCTCCAGCCAGAATGGGCACTTGCTCACCGTTGTGGAGACCAATTCGCCGGCTATAGAAAAGCTGATTGGGGTTGCCAAAATCAAAATCAAAAATACTGGCGCGTTCCTGAAAAAAGAGTCTTTTCTCGGGGAAAAACAACGAGAAACGAGTCAGGTTTATTTGCTGGTCATCAGCCTCTACCTGGGCAAAGTCAGTATTAAAGGTAAGATCAAGGGTTAGGTTACTGGTTAAACCATATTTCAAATCCAGACCGGCATTGTAGGTTGGTTTGTTGTTTTTCTGATAAGATTTTTTGGCCTGACTAAAACTATTTTGTTGTTCCAATCCCGATAAGAGGTAAGGAGTAACATAAAGAGGCTTTTTAGAGAAAAGTCCTTCAAATACTATTTCCTGGCTTTGGGAGGGTTTCCAGAAACTTTGTTCACCCCATTGATTGGATATACGAGGAAAAGTAATCATCTCATTTTTGCGGGAAATCCGGCGGACGAAAGTAAGGCCCATCACCACGCGCCCGTTCTGGTCTTGAAAACGGAGGGTCGAAAAAGGAATCCTAAACTCGGCCGACCATCCTTCCGCGTGGCGGGAAACGGCCACGTCCCAAAATGTATTCCAGGAGAAATTCACCCAACTCCCATCATTTCCCTGGGCATCCTTGGAAATAGCAAAGTCATAGCGGTTGCCGGTAGGAAGGGTAAAAAAGCTCAGGCAATTTTCCCGGTCCCTAAATGTATCCAGATTTATTCCAAACCAATCGGCGTTACCGGCACCATCATCGCGTTTAAAGGAATAACCTTGCACCCCTTTTGGATCGTCGTACATATTACCCGCCACATACAGGAAATTATTGTCATAAGCCATCCAAAACTCGGTACGCTCAGATGGATTGTCACCAACGGTGGGTATGTGCATAAATGCCGGAAAAGAGTTGATTGACTTCCAACCGGCTTCATCCATCACTCCGTCTAATTTAAATTCTCCGGCAAAACGGGAAATACCAATTGGTTTTTGCGCTAGCCCCATAAATGATAGGAGCATCCAGAAAAGAGTGCAAAAAAGCAGTCTCCAATTCATACTTTTGGCTGAAGTCAGTTACAATCCAAAATAGCATGCTTATTTTAATCAGGTGGAGAATCAAGGCTAGATTAAATCGTAGCTTTGTACCCATATTAATGTTAAAAAAAAGCCATGTATTTTAAATTGAGTACAAGGCTTTCATGTGTCTGATGGGGTGCGTTTAATTTATTTCTTGGATACCGCTTTGGCAAGTTTCGCCTTTCCCACGCGATGGAAGGTATCCTCCCATTCTTGTGTTTTTCCATCCGGAAAGGTTAATTTACCAGTAGAAACCATTTTATCTGGTTTTAAATCAGTAATGTTTATTTCTACCTTTTCTCCGTTTCCTACCGGGAAAGTAGCAATAATTGGAACAGGTATTATTTTATTACCTTCTCTGGTATAAGTTCCGACCATCGCCTCCTCCACATTACCGGCTTTCTTGGTAACCCACATGTAATGAGATGGGGTCATAATATGTAATGAGGTTAAACCTGTTACAGGTACCTTTTTGCCATCTTTCAGTTCATAATTCATAACCCGGTTCCAGGTACCTACTAAATCGGAATTCTGGTTAGCTGGTTCTGCTACCCGTTCATATACTTCATGCAATTCTCCTTTTTTGCCATCCGGTAAAATAATAAAACCATCCATATGAAACTTATCGCCTGCAACTTTAACCGTATAGTCGGTTTTACCCCAATCCAAAGCTTCTACATATTTATCTCCTTGCAAGGTATAGGCTCCTCCTTC
Proteins encoded in this region:
- a CDS encoding DUF5916 domain-containing protein; its protein translation is MNWRLLFCTLFWMLLSFMGLAQKPIGISRFAGEFKLDGVMDEAGWKSINSFPAFMHIPTVGDNPSERTEFWMAYDNNFLYVAGNMYDDPKGVQGYSFKRDDGAGNADWFGINLDTFRDRENCLSFFTLPTGNRYDFAISKDAQGNDGSWVNFSWNTFWDVAVSRHAEGWSAEFRIPFSTLRFQDQNGRVVMGLTFVRRISRKNEMITFPRISNQWGEQSFWKPSQSQEIVFEGLFSKKPLYVTPYLLSGLEQQNSFSQAKKSYQKNNKPTYNAGLDLKYGLTSNLTLDLTFNTDFAQVEADDQQINLTRFSLFFPEKRLFFQERASIFDFDFGNPNQLFYSRRIGLHNGEQVPILAGARLVGRAGKWDLGFMNMQTRHIASLPAENMGVLRMRRQVINQNSYVGLMTTSRLGMDGSYNLAYGLDGIFRVIGQDFLQVNWAQTFDRENNSNPDALSNSRVRLQWERRTIKGLGYNLTYSRAGEDYDPGLGFEFRNNYTRVGDRVFYGWIPKKESRLLNHQLGVTGYMFLNNNDGSTQSVEVAPTWDVSFKSNASAQAKTVYSFESLSDTFYLSDQAYILQGNYHFYSLSGFYQTPSVKMVNTRISLETGSFYDGQRVSVGVVPSWTLSRFFGLSGFIQWNKVKFSSRQQEYKAIISRLKASVSLNVKLSADAFIQYNSDANLISTNFRFRYNPREGTDLFLVVNQGNNTNRYRLDQELPIMSGRTILVKYTYTFVR